In Lycium barbarum isolate Lr01 chromosome 9, ASM1917538v2, whole genome shotgun sequence, the DNA window AGCTTGAattaatccctccgtgagaattaggattaAAAAAAGCAAGATCAATGATTTGAATAtcaagacatgaaaaaatcaaagtaaatataatattataacATCATGCCAAGCTTCttcaactatcccaacaaaaagaaactactccattaaggagtatgtaagaaagaaattaaaaataaaatactactactacaaatataaaataaaaagaagagaaatacAGCAAAGAATATTTCTTATGTCTTTCTCAAGATTGGATTCTATATTTTCTAAGCAAAGTGATGCCTCTGTTTATAGGAAAATATAGTGTCTCCCCCTACGAATGCATTTCTTGAAGTAGTGTTCACATCCGTGACTTtacttgacgggtgtgagtatgaaagtggcgGTCACATCTGTGGTTTTcaacacttgacgggtgtgagtatgaaagtgatGGTCACACCCGTGGATTATACAAATTCTTTTTTGATTCCAAtacttgacgggtgtgagtatgaaagtggctGTCCCACCCttggatttcaacacttgacaggtgtgagtatgaaagtggcaGTCACACCCGTGGATTTTACAACTTCTCCCAATGTTGTCTTTATGTAACTCCCACATGTGAAATTTCACGGCTGTGAACATGGACTTGTGGTTGCACCCATGAAATATTTTCTTATCCCTTTGGCATTTGCTTATTTTTCATTCTCCCGAGATATTCTTTTTCCTGCAAGATTTTGTCAGAAAATATGCGAGAATAAGATATAATTATTCATGTTTCATTataaaacttatttttttatgtataaaattacatgaataatttacACCCATCAAtaaatatgaaacccaatcacataactaacacatttggtcccacaaccttagccaaAGAGTTTAGCCACTAATACTCATTAAAAGTACAGCAATAGTAAAAAGtatattcataaagcttacaaaagtattgaatggagaagatgaAAAAAGTGAAAGAATCTCTTAAAAGCTCCACCAAacaataataaatgagctccacaaaaagACACTTTAAAATCTGTTCAATAATaagtccaaaaccctagaaaatctatttatagaatctccaaaacgggaacaatttccagacaaaaatacccctacgcatctggtgcgaatcgcacttggtgtcgcatgtgcaacctgcgaGTCGCTGCATCAGGTGCGACTCGCAGCTGTGGTGCGGCATCTGCTGCATCaggtgcgactcgcatgtggtgctcgCATGTGCTGCACCACTATCTTCAGTTTTAGCCATCTCTATCATCAAATGCTGCAGCACCTACGACTCGCATGtagtacatgcgactcgcaggtgatgtTCTGGTTCACTTTAGCtgttttttgcttcattttgcctcaagtCGCTTCcaacacatgttattctacaaattaacacaaaaaacacgagaaacgacatcaaaagtacttgaggatttacaaaagactaagcaGTTGGCATCGAATgcgccgtaatttcacggcacatcagtccTTCATGGGTCACGTAAAACCTAATGCAGGAGCAGGTTTATATTGGTGCATAATGGCCACTGCAATTGCATTTGCATCTCATTCTAAATTAATTTCATCCTCATTACTTGACTTGTACATGGGTCTAGGGAAGAATCGGGTTTGACTTGCTTACTTGGTATTTTACGGAACTTCACGTGGTTGAGGAGTAATTCTTACCTTACATGTGTGTTTCAGTTGCTTACTTGATTTGTGGACTTTCTATTCTTTACTTGCTTAATTGATAATAACTTGTTGATCTTGTTACTTATAAAGTATGGAGGTAAGTATCAGAAAGACCAACCCTTGCCATCGCTTCAGTTTTATGGTCGGTCAACGATGTTGATTAGTACATTTGTTTTCCCATACTtactctacacttgttgcacctttTGTTTGCAGATTCTGTTTCGAGCTCGAGTGGTGTACAAGTTATCGCTGATTATTGAGGTGTAACTTGTAAAGTTATCGGGGTGAAATATTGGTTGTTCCGCAGCACCGGACTCCATATCTATATTACATTTACGTCTTTACTTTTGGGACAATTACTTTTCTGTCTTTActtcaaaaactattttttcAAATTGGACGAACAACTAGGCCAAACGCAGCAAAGTAGTATCTAGTCATTTTTTTTGGCGGATTTCCTTTCAAAcacactagtctttaatttttgcctctgaaattgctagtctttaatttttgccattctcttaaaaaagtgatcgaaaatactcaaggttctgggttcgaaccccggctcaataaaaaaagaATTTTGCAAGGCAAGACTTTTCGCGAAACCTCTGCCTGTAGGCCtaacattatatacatatatatatatatatatatatatatatatatatatagctcaaAATTAGGtttattcgggcaaaagttagccTTAAGACAAACctcctctgccttaaggcctttTGCCTAAATAAACTTAATTTTGGGCAAAAATTTGTCTTAAGACCTAACTTTTACCCGAATAAAcctaattttgttataaaattCTGTCTtgttttttttaactgagccggAGTTCAAATTCAAAACTTTAGAATATTAAAcgaaagataaaaattaaagataagCAATTTGAGGCACAAAAATTAGAGATCAGCGCCGAccaagggcaatcgtgcaaattgcccatatCTAGTTAGGTCTCTGTATTTGTTTAattaaaaaaggagaaaaaataagGAAAATCAATCCAAAAGGCAAAGAAACAACCACGTGGATCATTACATTCCACTCTCGTGAACTtgttaaacaaactaaacaaatattaaaataacaaaaatgCATTCTCCACACTTGCCGCTTTCGAGTTTTTTCCAGACAAAAACATCAGATTTAAAAAGGAATTCATACTCACCAAATTCACAGTTCCTGATTACAAATCGAGGTTCTTGAAATCTAAAATCCAACATCCAAATGGCATCctttacttcttcttcttcttcagtatTTTCACCAATATGCCCCGTTTTTTCTCAACCCAAACTGAACCTTAATTTCAAAACCACTTGTAGCTCTTCCAAATCTTCATTTTTCCAATATGGTTTCTCTTTACCAACCACCAAATTATCAGGTTCTTCATTGAAATCTAAGCTTCTGGGCACCATCTATGCTAGAGCTGCTACTGAAAAGACTATTTATGATTTCAGTGTTAAGGTTATATTCTTTCATCTTAAATTGATTGAACCATGTTCTAAAATTAAGATTAGTTCAATTTCTTTAGATATGATTCAGATAATTAGAGACTATATAATATGTTAAATTGCATCTTTTGGGATGAAATATgtgttactccctctgtttcaattcgTTCGTCTTACTTTCGTTTAGTCCGTCTAAAAAAGAACAATTCTTTAATTCCATTTAAGGCCAcaagattgaaaaaaaaaatttactttttaaaatttcgtgccaagtcaaaaccagacatgCAAATTGAACGGTCAAAACCAGATATGCAAATTGAACGGGGTGTGTATTTTCTTTTGTTGAGACTGTTGAAGGAACATGTATCTGTTGTTTCAGTGTTAATTGGAATTTGTATTTGATAATATGATATTCCCAATATGTATATTGTTACAGTTTGTCTTGAAGTTTGAATCTAGCATCCTATTTAAGGTGATTACATCATTAAATCTTTTTTTAATACAGAAATTTATATTAAATCTTTTGTTTTCCACAGTTTACATCAAATCTAATATACCGAGTTTGTTAAATATGTGACGGAGAAAAAAAGGTGTTACTTCTTGGCAAACTTAAAAGGACAAAAATTGTTCAAAGCATATttaagagactattttgaacctacttcCAAATataagggatcatttttgtcattttatcTTAATTTGTAGTGTGAGTCTAGTGAAAATAGTTAAGGAAAAGAAACCTTGTCTAGTGTATACTCTTTTTTATTGTTGCTGTTAAAATGTATGAGCTTTAGATATTCACAGTTGGATATTGGTATGATCTGTTAGGCTTACTTGAAATAATGCCGTAAACTTATATGCTTTACTCTTTGTGATGGATGCGTTAATCAAGTGATTGGAGCAAGTCCATCCAAGGAGGTTAACTAACCGGGATTAGAATATGTGTTTTTCCACGAGAAGGAGATATTGGTTTCACACCGTCTATTTGCCGATGACACATTGATGTTTTCCAAGCCGAATCGAGATAGATTCGTGCACATTGTGTTATGTATCTATACCCTCTTTAGAGTTACTGAGCATATTCCAATGGATAGAATTCCGGGATATATGATGTATTTTTCCACAATACACTGTAAAATTAACACCAACTTGGTGTAGCATTTACTGTTACCCTACAATTATGGATTAAACTCTAGCAGGATTGatcttcatttaaaaaaaataacaagATTGATTATCATTATGGTTCATTATCTAAATAATCACATATGATTTGTGATGTAACTTATAATCATGAAAGGGAATCAAAGGTTTCTTGGTTTCTTCATTTATCTATTGAAATCCCTAGTATAGCAATATCATGGGACATCCTTACTCATCTCCACAACACTTAATGGAACTTGGTTAAAAGTTTTATGTAATATTATGCTGAAAGAGATGCTAGCAGAAATATATCCTCATCTACAAGAGATAAGATTGTACATGTTGATTTGTTTTGATTATTTTATGCAGTAGATAATAAATATGTTTCCTTGTTTATGTTTATGTCTTGATGCAGGATATTGATGGGAAAGATGTTTCACTTAGCACATTTAAAGGAAAAGTTCTTCTAATTGTCAATGTTGCTTCCAGATGGTACTCTCTCATCTATTTGTGACTTTAAACGTTTTAAGCTTCAAGATAATATTACCGTAGTTCAGTGATCTAACTGGAGAAACTGATTTTGGATTCAGTGGCTTGACGACATCAAATTACACTGAGCTCTCTCATGTGTATGACAAGTATAAAAATCAAGGTGAGCTACATGCTTTAGGATTGACTATAAAAATCAAGTTCATGTTGTATTTTCGTTGCACCACAGGCttaaaatatgtttcaaattttgTACCACTCGATTTCTTTTATTGCATAACTATTGAATGCTGTTTTAACAAGTTCAATTTCAACATtgtaaaattcacataaattttaACCCATGCATATCGTTCCAACTCAGTTGATCACATTCCTTGCAGGGCTTGAGATTCTTGCTTTTCCATGTAATCAGTTTGGGGCTCAAGAGCCAGGATCAAATCCAGAGATTAAACAGTTTGCTTGCACACGGTTTAAAGCTGAATTCCCAATTTTTGACAAGGTTTGCATTAACTTCCCCTGCATATAATGTTTGATGGAGTGCCATACTGGTATAATCAAAGGACTAATAAGCTATGAAACAGGTTGACGTGAATGGCCCAAACACGGCACCAGTTTATCAGTTCCTAAAATCTAGTGCAGGAGGATTTTTAGGTGATCTGGTTAAGTGGAACTTTGAGAAGTTTCTTGTGGACAAAAATGGTAAAGTTGTTGAGAGGTATCCACCAACAACGTCGCCTTTCCAAATagaggtacttattcttttatctcGTCTCTTGTATGTTAATATACAATGTTTGAAGTCATGGAAGCTTCATAATTGGTTTTAAATCTGCTGTGATATAATTGATCTCCCATTTAGTCATTGGTTTCTTTAaagggataattacatttttggactgCTCTAAACATAATAGCTGGTAAATGTATATGtcttgtatattaagtataaatatacatatgatatatagaATCAATGTATAGGTtttatatattttggctagcgcccGTAATTAATTTTGGTCAACGGGCCAAAAATGGAAAAGGCCCATTTTTTTATAACTCGAGGGGTAGAGTAGGTGGGAATTAAAAGGATAAAGAAGAACTAGAAACAACTTTTGGTAAATCTGGTAATTTTGAGTAAATAGAAAGGGGGAGAGGGAGATACGAATAAGAGAAAGGGAAGAGCGAGACACAGGATTTCAGTATCAAATCAATGCATCGAACAATTTCATGCTTTGAAGTTGTAAAAGAAAATGTACCTTGGAACTAAATCAACCCAAATAAATGTAAATGTCACTTCAATGATTGGTTTACTTCAGTAGATATGTTTCCTACTGGTGTCTGTCTTAACCCCCAGTGTACCGTAAAACTCTGCCTCACAATCTTAACTTGCAACTATATCTCATGAGTAGGGCTGGAAAAATGGTTTAGAATAACAATTAACCATCCAATCCGACCTGTtagacaacaacaataacatgccgagtgaaatcccacaaagtcgGGTTTGGatagggtagagtgtatgcagacctcaCTCCTACCTTGGGGGAGGTACATAGGCtatttccggtagaccctcggcacaagaACAAAATGGTCCCGTTAGACATGGTTTGATAACTGGCTTTTTAAAAATGgatcaaatatggatattatcCACTAAAAATTGGATATCAAGATGGATAGTATGGACCGTCGGGTGACCCATTTTTTATCTGTTTTAAATAAGGGCGGGTCAGATATTTATCCATTTTTGTTTAACCCGTTTCCCGCACATATCCAATCTGCCCCCCGCCCGTTTGCCACTCCTACTCATAAGTTATCTCTAGTAGCCCGGTAAGTGATCAGACCTGATTTGAATCTAATAATACCCCACTATGAGTGCACTTACAGCTTGACTGAACGAAGTTAAACCACGATTCACAAAAGGAAAACTGACATGAAACTGCTTTTAGAGTTTCTGTTATTTACACAACACAGTTCTTGAGTGCACTTATAGATGTCCAGATAGGAAGAAAATATTAGGAAAGTTTTCATCTGTCTAAGCCTTGGTGAGCAGAGTTGTCTGGAACTTATGTTGGTGGGAAATAGCAAGTATTTTGTAGATTATTTGAGGTATGCAAGTTAGTTTGGATATCACTGTTACTTCAAAAAACTTAGGAAAGCTGATGGAAGTTATTCACAGGACATACAACAAGGAAAGCTGCATTTCTAATTTACAGTTTCTAATTTTTCAACTGCGGAGGAGAAGCGGACGAATAGGGAAAGGTATAAGATTGCGAGAAAGGAAGCGAAGTTGGCAGTTTTGGCGGCAAAAAGGGCAGCTTTCGAACATctatatgcagaactagaggacaaaggcggggatgagaagttgttcaggctagccaaggtgagggagagaaaggcacgggaCCTGGATCGAGTAAAGTgcgtcaaggacgaggatggcaaagtattggtagaggaagctctcattagacggagatgacagtcatacttccataaactcttgaacgaggaaggtgatagggacattgtgttgggagatttggagtactctgagaggcatcgcgactttgggtattgtaggagtataaaggtggaggaggttaagggtgttgttcgcaggatgcgcaggggaagagctaccgatcctgacgagatccctggggagttTCGGAAGAGTGCGGGCAGGGTAGGTTTAGAGTGATTGACTGGATTGTTCAATGTTATTTTTAAAACGGCGAAGATGCCtgaggaatggaggtggagtatgatggtccctttgtataagaacaaaggtgatattcaaagttgcaacaactatagagggatcaagctgctaagccacactatgaaggtgtgggaaagggtggtggagatgagggtgagaagaggcgtgtccatttcagagaaccagttcggattcatgtcggggcgctcgactacagaagtcaTCCATCtcgtgaggagactggtggagcagtatacggagaggaagaaggacctgcacatggttttcatcgacctagaaaaggcttacgacaaagtgccaagagaggttttatggagatgcttaAAGGCCAGAGGTGTACCTgtagcgtacattagggtgatcaaggacatgtatgagggagccaagactagggtaaggacagtgggaggagactcggagcacttcccagtggagatggggttgcaccagggatcagctcttagcccatttttatttgctctagtgatggattgtctgacgcggcgaattcaaggtgaggtgccatggtgtatgttatttgcggatgacatagtcttgatcgaTGAGACACGCAGCGGAGTAaatgctaagctggaggtttggagacaaactctggagtctaaagggttcaagttaaGTAGGACCAAAacagagtacatggagtgcaagttcagtgacgtgacacatgagtctggcgtggaagtgaggcttggtacccaggccatcccaaagaaaagaagtttcaaatatctcggatctattatacaagaaaatggagatattgacgatgatgtctcacatcgtattggcgcaggatggatgaaatggaggcttgcttcaggagtgctgtgtgataagaaggtgccacaaaaacttaaaggcaagttctacaaagtggttgtgagaccgaccttgttgtacggggcagagtgttgggcagtcaagagctctcacatccaaaagatgaaagttgcagaaatgagaatgttgcgatggatgtgtgggcacaccaggagagataggattatGAATGAAGATATCCAggataaggttggagtagcatcagtggaggacaagatgagggaagcgaggttgagatggtttgggcatgtgaggaggagaggcacagatgccccagtgcggaggtgtgagaggttagctatggatagtttcagaagaggtaggggtaggccgaaaaagtattggggagatgtgctgagacaggacatggcgcaggttcagcttactgaggacatgaccttagataggaggttttggaggactcagattagggtagaaggctaataGGTAGTCGATGTTTCGATCTATAGCCTATtgtcctttgtttcttgctactatatgtggtttcttgtacttcaattatcttatttatctgtggtagctactgctcccttttttcagactgctctattttgacttatttgctttctttagtttcatttgcattttgATTTGAAttgcttgtgcttatctaacctttctcgttgtgatttctcttgagccgagggtctttcggaaatagcctccttatcttccgagataggggtatggtctgcgtacactttaccctccccagaccccacattgtgggatttcactgggtatgttgttgttgtgttgttaatTCTTCAACTGCATTCATAGATTGTGTTGGTTTCTGCTGTTGCCAAGTAATGTTTTTTTAATCTT includes these proteins:
- the LOC132609433 gene encoding probable phospholipid hydroperoxide glutathione peroxidase, which gives rise to MASFTSSSSSVFSPICPVFSQPKLNLNFKTTCSSSKSSFFQYGFSLPTTKLSGSSLKSKLLGTIYARAATEKTIYDFSVKDIDGKDVSLSTFKGKVLLIVNVASRCGLTTSNYTELSHVYDKYKNQGLEILAFPCNQFGAQEPGSNPEIKQFACTRFKAEFPIFDKVDVNGPNTAPVYQFLKSSAGGFLGDLVKWNFEKFLVDKNGKVVERYPPTTSPFQIEKDIQKLLAA